Proteins encoded within one genomic window of Halomonas sp. YLGW01:
- a CDS encoding nucleoside deaminase, protein MDDFMQAAIDEARLGLEEGGVPIGSVLVHRGTIIGRGHNQRQQCGSVVLHGEMDALENAGRQPAAVYRESVLYTTLSPCPMCSGAIQLYGIPKVVIGENRTFLGAEDALRQAGVELEVRDDAQCRTLMETFIARHPEVWAEDIGK, encoded by the coding sequence ATGGACGATTTCATGCAGGCGGCGATCGACGAGGCACGCTTGGGACTCGAGGAAGGCGGGGTGCCGATCGGCTCGGTGTTGGTGCATCGGGGGACCATCATCGGTCGCGGCCACAACCAGCGCCAGCAGTGCGGTAGCGTGGTGCTTCATGGCGAGATGGATGCGCTCGAGAATGCCGGGCGCCAGCCGGCAGCAGTCTATCGAGAGTCGGTGCTCTATACCACCCTCTCGCCCTGTCCGATGTGCAGCGGAGCCATTCAGCTGTATGGCATTCCCAAGGTCGTGATCGGTGAGAACCGGACCTTCCTCGGGGCCGAGGACGCACTGCGTCAGGCTGGCGTCGAGCTTGAGGTGCGTGATGATGCTCAGTGCCGCACCCTGATGGAGACCTTTATCGCCCGTCACCCCGAGGTCTGGGCCGAGGATATTGGGAAGTGA
- a CDS encoding VOC family protein yields MLTPFHLAVQVRDLDEARGFYGDLLGCPEGRSSDTWIDFNLFGHQFVCHLNPEMTPQRHHNAVDGHGVPVPHFGVVLQMADWEALVDRLTGAGVRFEIEPYVRFQGQPGEQATMFFYDPSGNALEFKAFRDIDGQLFAT; encoded by the coding sequence ATGCTGACCCCTTTCCACCTGGCCGTGCAGGTGCGCGACCTCGATGAGGCGCGTGGTTTCTATGGCGATCTGCTGGGCTGTCCCGAGGGGCGATCCAGCGATACCTGGATCGATTTCAACCTCTTCGGCCATCAGTTCGTCTGCCATCTCAACCCGGAGATGACCCCGCAGCGCCATCACAATGCGGTGGATGGCCATGGGGTGCCGGTGCCGCATTTCGGCGTGGTCCTGCAGATGGCCGATTGGGAGGCGCTGGTCGACCGTCTGACCGGGGCCGGAGTGCGCTTCGAGATCGAACCCTATGTGCGCTTCCAGGGACAGCCAGGCGAGCAGGCGACCATGTTCTTCTATGACCCCAGCGGTAATGCGCTGGAGTTCAAGGCGTTTCGCGATATCGACGGCCAGCTGTTCGCGACCTGA
- the yegS gene encoding lipid kinase YegS has translation MNSDSPLLRLLVNGKSAQSPVLRQAVETARQQGARLEVLVTWEAGDAGKFARQAGADGVSRLLVAGGDGTVNEAVNGLMRLSREARPALGVLPMGTANDLATGLGIPEDLEAALSLSLDATPHPVDVLRLGEHHFLNMLSAGFGAEITASTPKTLKRLLGGGAYSLMGALKAWRFRPCPARLSWPGGEGHRELFLLAIGNGAQAGGGQRLSPLARLDDGLLEVLAVRQFSSLAGMRQMLAELRRLPASGDYVEYWQADRIRVMADQPLTLTLDGEPHRLAHLEVGLTPGAIDLLAPRDCPLLTPAAPSP, from the coding sequence ATGAATTCTGATTCCCCTTTATTACGCCTGCTGGTCAACGGCAAATCGGCTCAATCGCCGGTCTTGCGCCAGGCGGTGGAAACGGCACGCCAGCAGGGAGCCCGGCTCGAGGTCCTGGTAACCTGGGAAGCTGGTGATGCCGGGAAATTCGCCCGCCAGGCGGGGGCGGACGGGGTATCTCGGCTGCTGGTAGCCGGTGGCGATGGCACCGTCAACGAGGCCGTCAATGGCCTGATGCGACTGTCCCGAGAGGCCCGTCCCGCCCTGGGCGTGCTGCCTATGGGCACCGCCAATGACCTGGCCACGGGCCTTGGCATTCCCGAGGACCTGGAGGCCGCGCTTTCGCTTTCGCTCGACGCCACTCCGCATCCCGTGGACGTGCTGCGGCTCGGAGAGCATCACTTTCTCAACATGCTGTCGGCAGGCTTCGGCGCCGAGATCACGGCCTCCACCCCCAAGACCCTCAAGCGTCTGCTCGGCGGTGGTGCCTATTCGCTGATGGGGGCGCTCAAGGCCTGGCGCTTTCGGCCCTGCCCGGCCCGGCTGAGCTGGCCGGGGGGCGAGGGCCATCGAGAGCTCTTCCTGCTGGCCATCGGCAACGGTGCCCAGGCGGGGGGAGGGCAGCGCCTGAGTCCGCTGGCCCGTCTCGACGATGGCCTGCTGGAGGTGCTGGCGGTTCGGCAGTTCTCCTCGCTTGCCGGGATGCGCCAGATGCTAGCCGAGCTGAGACGTCTCCCTGCAAGCGGAGACTACGTGGAATACTGGCAGGCCGACCGGATTCGCGTGATGGCCGATCAGCCGCTGACCCTGACCCTGGATGGTGAACCCCATCGCCTGGCACATCTTGAGGTGGGCCTGACGCCGGGCGCCATCGACCTGCTGGCTCCGCGTGACTGTCCATTGCTGACGCCCGCGGCGCCGAGCCCATGA